From the Streptomyces sp. Tu 2975 genome, one window contains:
- a CDS encoding ferrochelatase, translating to MSDLRDPAPYDALLLLSFGGPEGPDDVVPFLENVTRGRGIPKERLKEVGQHYFLFGGVSPINDQNRALIEALRKDFAEHGPDLPVHWGNRNWAPYLTDTLREMTEAGHRRIAVLTTSAYASYSGCRQYRENLADALATLEAEGRQLPRVDKLRHYFNHPGFVRPMIDGVLASLADLPEDVRAGAHLAFTTHSIPTSAADASGPAAEHGDGGAYVRQHLDVARTVAEAVAHETGVAHPWELVYQSRSGAPHIPWLEPDICDHLESLHAAGAPAAVMVPIGFVSDHMEVLYDLDTEATAKAAELGLPVRRSATVGADPRFAGAVRDLLLERAAVERGIPAERCAFGALGPSHDLCPVGCCPARAPKPAAAGADSPYA from the coding sequence ATGTCCGATCTGCGTGACCCAGCGCCTTACGACGCCCTTCTGCTGCTCTCGTTCGGCGGCCCCGAAGGCCCGGACGACGTGGTCCCGTTCCTGGAGAACGTGACCCGCGGCCGAGGCATCCCGAAGGAACGGCTGAAGGAAGTGGGGCAGCACTACTTCCTCTTCGGCGGCGTCAGCCCCATCAACGACCAGAACCGGGCGCTGATCGAAGCCCTTCGCAAGGACTTCGCCGAGCACGGGCCGGACCTGCCGGTCCACTGGGGCAACCGCAACTGGGCGCCGTATCTCACCGACACCCTGCGCGAGATGACCGAGGCGGGACACCGGCGTATCGCCGTCCTCACCACCAGCGCCTACGCCTCGTACTCCGGCTGCCGCCAGTACCGGGAGAACCTCGCGGACGCGCTGGCGACTCTGGAGGCGGAGGGGCGGCAACTGCCACGCGTCGACAAGCTGCGGCACTACTTCAACCACCCCGGCTTCGTACGGCCCATGATCGACGGCGTTCTCGCCTCCCTCGCCGACCTGCCGGAAGACGTCCGCGCCGGTGCGCACCTCGCCTTCACCACGCACTCGATCCCGACCTCTGCGGCCGACGCCTCCGGCCCCGCCGCCGAGCACGGGGACGGCGGCGCCTACGTCCGTCAGCACCTCGACGTGGCCCGGACCGTCGCCGAGGCCGTCGCCCACGAGACCGGCGTCGCACACCCCTGGGAGCTCGTCTACCAGTCACGCAGCGGCGCCCCGCACATCCCCTGGCTGGAACCGGACATCTGCGACCACTTGGAGAGCCTGCACGCCGCCGGTGCGCCGGCCGCCGTCATGGTCCCGATCGGTTTCGTCTCCGACCACATGGAGGTCCTGTACGACCTCGACACGGAGGCCACCGCGAAGGCCGCGGAACTGGGCCTGCCGGTGCGCCGCTCGGCGACCGTGGGCGCCGACCCGCGGTTCGCCGGCGCCGTGCGCGACCTCCTCCTCGAACGGGCCGCCGTCGAGCGCGGCATCCCGGCGGAACGCTGCGCCTTCGGAGCGCTCGGCCCGAGCCACGACCTCTGCCCTGTCGGATGCTGCCCGGCCCGCGCGCCGAAGCCCGCGGCGGCAGGCGCCGACAGCCCGTACGCGTGA
- a CDS encoding MFS transporter, with amino-acid sequence MPSPYRAIFATPGSLGFSTAGLLGRMPLSMLGIGIMTMVSELTGRYGLAGTLTATLALSAAVLGPQVSRLVDRHGQRRVLRPATLVTLAAVTGLLICAQQGAPDWTLFAFTAVAGCAPSVGAMTRARWAALLEGSPRELHTAYSVESIIDEVCFIFGPIISIGLSTLWFPEAGPLLAAGFLLVGVWWLTAQRATEPKPHPASHDTGGSALRSPGLQVLVAAFVATGVIFGAVDVVTVAFAEETGHKAAASWVLAVYALGSCLAGAVFGLLHLKGEPARRWVLGVCAMAVSMIPLQLAGSLPFLAVALFVAGLAIAPTMVTTMALVEAHVPRSKLTEGMSWTGTGLAVGVALGSSAAGWVVDAQGAAAGYAVPGVAGVFAAVVAFLGYRRLRRPVPMREGQREQRDQDPEQREQPVA; translated from the coding sequence TTGCCCAGTCCCTACCGCGCGATTTTCGCCACCCCCGGCTCTTTGGGGTTCTCCACCGCAGGCCTTCTCGGCCGGATGCCGCTGTCCATGCTGGGCATCGGGATCATGACCATGGTCTCCGAGCTCACCGGACGCTACGGCCTGGCCGGCACGCTCACGGCGACACTCGCGCTGTCCGCGGCCGTGCTCGGCCCACAGGTCTCCCGTCTGGTCGACCGCCACGGCCAGCGCAGGGTGCTGCGTCCGGCCACTCTCGTCACGCTCGCCGCCGTCACCGGGCTGCTGATCTGCGCCCAGCAGGGGGCGCCGGACTGGACGCTGTTCGCCTTCACGGCCGTCGCGGGCTGTGCGCCGAGTGTCGGCGCGATGACCCGGGCCCGCTGGGCGGCGCTCCTGGAGGGCTCTCCGCGGGAGCTGCACACCGCGTACTCGGTCGAGTCGATCATCGACGAGGTGTGCTTCATCTTCGGGCCGATCATCTCCATCGGATTGTCCACCCTGTGGTTCCCGGAGGCCGGTCCGCTGCTCGCCGCCGGGTTCCTGCTGGTCGGCGTCTGGTGGCTGACGGCTCAGCGGGCCACGGAGCCGAAGCCGCACCCCGCCTCGCACGACACCGGCGGCAGCGCGCTGCGCTCTCCCGGTCTCCAGGTGCTCGTGGCCGCGTTCGTCGCGACCGGGGTGATCTTCGGCGCGGTGGACGTGGTCACCGTCGCGTTCGCGGAGGAGACGGGCCACAAGGCCGCGGCGAGCTGGGTGCTCGCGGTCTACGCTCTCGGTTCCTGTCTCGCGGGCGCCGTCTTCGGCCTGTTGCACCTGAAGGGTGAGCCCGCTCGCAGGTGGGTGCTGGGGGTCTGCGCGATGGCCGTGAGTATGATCCCCCTCCAACTGGCCGGGAGCCTGCCGTTCCTGGCCGTGGCGCTCTTTGTCGCGGGCCTTGCCATCGCGCCGACGATGGTGACGACCATGGCCCTCGTCGAGGCGCACGTACCGCGCAGCAAGCTGACCGAGGGCATGTCCTGGACCGGTACCGGGCTCGCGGTCGGCGTCGCACTGGGTTCCTCCGCCGCCGGCTGGGTGGTCGACGCGCAGGGTGCCGCTGCGGGGTACGCGGTGCCCGGCGTCGCGGGAGTGTTCGCGGCCGTGGTGGCGTTCCTGGGGTACCGCCGGCTGCGCAGGCCGGTGCCGATGCGGGAGGGGCAGCGTGAGCAGCGTGATCAGGACCCGGAGCAGCGGGAGCAGCCCGTGGCGTAA
- a CDS encoding D-arabinono-1,4-lactone oxidase, whose protein sequence is MIRTRSSGSSPWRNWAGTVVSRPAREVRPASVEELADAVRSAVAEGLRVKTVGTGHSFTAIAATDGLLIRPDLMTGIRRIDRSEMTVTVESGTPLKRLNTALAREGLSLTNMGDIMEQTVAGATSTGTHGTGRDSASIAAQIKGLELVTADGAVLTCSEKENPEVFAAARIGLGALGVVSAITFAVEPVFLLTAREEPMSFDRVLSDFDALHAENEHFEFYWFPHTGNCNTKRNNRSSGPAAPPGRVSGWIDDELLSNGAFQVACSLGRAVPAAVPAIARLSSRALSARTYTDIPYKVFTSPRRVRFVEMEYAVPREAAVTALRALRAMVERSPLRIGFPVEVRTAPADDITLSTASGRETAYIAVHMYRGTPYRSYFTAVESIMTAHGGRPHWGKIHTRDARYFAEVYPRFAEFTALRDHLDPDRVFQNPYLRRVLGD, encoded by the coding sequence GTGATCAGGACCCGGAGCAGCGGGAGCAGCCCGTGGCGTAACTGGGCGGGGACCGTTGTCTCCCGGCCCGCGCGGGAGGTCCGCCCCGCGTCCGTGGAGGAGCTCGCCGACGCGGTCCGCTCGGCGGTCGCGGAGGGCCTGCGGGTCAAGACGGTCGGCACGGGCCATTCGTTCACGGCCATAGCGGCCACCGACGGGCTGCTGATACGGCCGGACCTGATGACGGGGATCCGCCGGATCGACCGCTCGGAAATGACCGTCACCGTCGAATCGGGCACCCCGCTCAAGCGGTTGAACACCGCCCTCGCCCGTGAGGGGCTGTCGCTCACGAACATGGGCGACATCATGGAGCAGACCGTCGCCGGCGCGACGTCGACCGGTACGCACGGCACCGGCCGCGACTCCGCCTCGATCGCCGCGCAGATCAAGGGCCTTGAGCTGGTGACGGCCGACGGGGCCGTGCTGACGTGCTCGGAGAAGGAGAATCCCGAGGTCTTCGCCGCGGCCCGGATCGGCCTGGGCGCGCTCGGGGTCGTCTCGGCGATCACGTTCGCGGTGGAGCCGGTCTTCCTGCTGACCGCCCGCGAGGAACCGATGTCCTTCGACCGGGTCCTGTCGGACTTCGACGCCCTGCACGCGGAGAACGAGCACTTCGAGTTCTACTGGTTCCCGCACACCGGGAACTGCAACACCAAGCGCAACAACCGCAGCTCCGGCCCTGCGGCGCCGCCCGGCAGGGTCAGCGGCTGGATCGACGACGAGCTGCTGTCCAACGGGGCCTTCCAGGTGGCCTGTTCGCTGGGCCGCGCGGTGCCCGCGGCCGTTCCGGCGATCGCCAGGCTCTCCAGTCGCGCGCTGTCCGCCCGTACCTACACGGACATTCCCTACAAGGTCTTCACATCGCCCCGCCGGGTGCGGTTCGTCGAGATGGAGTACGCGGTACCCAGGGAGGCCGCGGTCACGGCGCTGCGCGCGCTCAGGGCGATGGTCGAACGCTCGCCGCTGCGGATCGGGTTCCCGGTCGAGGTGCGCACGGCCCCCGCCGACGACATCACGCTGTCGACGGCCTCGGGCCGGGAGACGGCGTACATCGCGGTGCACATGTACCGCGGCACGCCGTACCGTTCCTACTTCACCGCCGTGGAGTCGATCATGACGGCGCACGGCGGACGGCCGCACTGGGGAAAGATCCATACACGGGACGCCCGTTACTTCGCGGAGGTCTACCCCCGGTTCGCCGAGTTCACCGCACTGCGCGACCATCTCGACCCTGACCGGGTATTCCAGAATCCGTATCTCCGGCGGGTGCTGGGCGACTGA
- the sepH gene encoding septation protein SepH: MPELRVVAVSNDGTRLVLKAADSTEYTLPIDERLRAAVRNDRARLGQIEIEVESHLRPRDIQARIRAGASAEEVAQLAGIPVDRVRRFEGPVLAERAFMAERARKTPVRRPGENTGPQLGEAVQERLLLRGAEKDTVQWDSWRRDDGTWEVLLVYRVAGEPHSASWTYDPPRRLVQAVDDEARALIGETDDTIAQEPSFPFVPRIARLPRDRPLDRALDRQIERPAAPSADADDKDERDSLTSLLEAVPNFRGDMVVPERPVVSEPPAVEPGQEVEAEEEPVAPAASAGAGSAYADVLMPRSVAGHRDRLTGTTDRQAEADGVRPGRRAAVPSWDEIVFGTRRKKQE, translated from the coding sequence ATGCCCGAACTGCGTGTCGTGGCCGTCTCCAACGACGGCACACGACTGGTGCTCAAGGCTGCGGACAGCACGGAATACACGCTTCCGATCGACGAGCGCCTGCGTGCCGCCGTGCGTAACGACCGTGCCCGGCTCGGCCAGATCGAGATCGAGGTGGAGAGCCATCTCCGCCCCCGCGACATCCAGGCACGTATACGTGCCGGTGCCTCCGCGGAGGAGGTCGCCCAGCTCGCCGGCATCCCCGTCGACCGGGTGCGCCGCTTCGAGGGCCCGGTCCTCGCCGAGCGTGCCTTCATGGCGGAGCGGGCCCGAAAGACCCCTGTACGCCGCCCCGGTGAGAACACCGGTCCGCAGCTGGGCGAGGCCGTGCAGGAGCGGCTGCTGCTGCGCGGTGCCGAGAAGGACACCGTCCAGTGGGACTCGTGGCGCCGCGACGACGGCACCTGGGAGGTCCTGCTCGTCTACCGGGTCGCGGGCGAACCGCACTCGGCGAGCTGGACCTACGACCCGCCGAGGCGGCTCGTCCAGGCCGTCGACGACGAGGCACGCGCCCTGATCGGTGAGACCGACGACACGATCGCGCAGGAGCCGAGCTTCCCGTTCGTCCCGCGCATCGCGCGCCTGCCCAGGGACCGGCCGCTGGACCGCGCCCTGGACCGGCAGATCGAGCGCCCTGCGGCGCCGTCCGCGGACGCGGACGACAAGGACGAGCGGGACTCGCTGACCAGCCTGCTGGAAGCCGTGCCGAACTTCCGCGGCGACATGGTCGTGCCCGAGCGGCCCGTGGTGTCGGAACCGCCCGCCGTCGAGCCCGGCCAGGAGGTCGAGGCAGAGGAGGAGCCGGTGGCGCCCGCAGCGTCGGCCGGCGCCGGTTCCGCGTACGCGGACGTGCTGATGCCGCGCTCCGTGGCCGGCCACCGGGACCGGCTGACGGGGACGACGGACCGGCAGGCGGAGGCGGACGGCGTCCGCCCCGGCCGCCGCGCCGCCGTGCCGAGCTGGGACGAGATCGTCTTCGGCACCCGCCGCAAGAAACAGGAGTAA
- a CDS encoding sulfurtransferase has protein sequence MNPIISATDLAAELAGPTPPVLLDVRYRLGGPHGRPEYEAGHLPGAVFVDLDAELAGPPGAGGRHPLPDVEEFGAVMRRAGVGPGTPVVAYDADKGWGAARAWWLLRWAGHDDVRVLDGGLAAWTGPLETTVPVPEEGAFEPKPGALALLDADDAAETARDGLLLDARAGERYRGEVEPIDPVAGHIPGAVSAPTTENLDDQGRFRPAEWLAARFVELGAHEDSGPVGVYCGSGVSAAQQVLALEIAGFDAALYAGSWSEWSSNPDRPVATGSQPG, from the coding sequence ATGAATCCGATCATCTCCGCGACCGATCTCGCGGCCGAGCTCGCCGGCCCCACCCCGCCGGTCCTTCTCGATGTCCGCTACCGGCTGGGCGGGCCGCACGGTCGGCCCGAGTACGAGGCCGGGCACCTCCCGGGCGCCGTCTTCGTCGACCTCGACGCCGAACTGGCCGGACCGCCCGGAGCCGGCGGGCGTCATCCGCTGCCCGACGTCGAGGAGTTCGGCGCGGTGATGCGCCGGGCGGGCGTCGGTCCCGGCACCCCTGTCGTGGCCTACGACGCCGACAAGGGCTGGGGCGCGGCACGCGCCTGGTGGCTGCTGCGCTGGGCCGGGCACGACGACGTCCGGGTGCTGGACGGCGGCCTCGCGGCGTGGACAGGGCCGCTCGAGACGACGGTTCCCGTCCCGGAGGAGGGCGCCTTCGAGCCGAAGCCGGGTGCGCTGGCTCTGCTCGACGCCGACGACGCGGCGGAGACGGCCCGTGACGGGCTGCTGCTCGACGCGCGTGCGGGGGAGCGGTACCGCGGTGAGGTGGAGCCCATCGACCCGGTCGCCGGGCACATCCCGGGCGCGGTCTCCGCGCCGACCACGGAGAACCTGGACGATCAGGGCCGTTTCCGCCCTGCCGAGTGGCTGGCGGCGCGGTTCGTGGAGCTCGGTGCCCATGAGGACTCGGGGCCCGTCGGCGTCTACTGCGGGTCCGGCGTCTCGGCCGCCCAGCAGGTGCTGGCCCTGGAGATCGCCGGCTTCGATGCGGCCCTGTACGCGGGCTCGTGGTCCGAGTGGTCGAGCAATCCGGACCGTCCGGTCGCGACCGGCTCGCAGCCGGGCTGA
- a CDS encoding thymidine kinase: MPELVFFSGTMDCGKSTLALQIEHNRSARGLQGMIFTRDDRAGEGKLSSRLGLVTDAVEAAEGFDFYAYLVDRFSKGGRCDYVIADEAQFLAPEQVDQLARVVDDLELDVFAFGITTDFRSKLFPGSQRLVELADRVEVLQVEALCWCGARATHNARTVGGEMVVEGAQVVVGDVNQSPDEVGYEVLCRRHHRRRMTAASARAAALSPDVLPVETDTDAGAGGRDARDVTGRPTVRS, translated from the coding sequence ATGCCCGAGCTGGTGTTCTTCTCCGGAACGATGGACTGCGGAAAGAGCACCCTCGCTCTTCAGATCGAGCACAACCGGTCCGCGCGCGGGCTTCAGGGCATGATCTTCACGCGTGACGACCGGGCCGGCGAGGGCAAGCTCTCCTCCCGGCTCGGGCTGGTCACCGACGCGGTCGAGGCCGCCGAGGGCTTCGACTTCTACGCGTACCTCGTCGACCGCTTCTCCAAGGGCGGCCGCTGCGACTACGTGATCGCCGACGAGGCGCAGTTCCTGGCGCCCGAGCAGGTCGACCAGCTCGCCCGCGTCGTCGACGACCTGGAGCTGGACGTGTTCGCCTTCGGCATCACGACCGACTTCCGCTCCAAGCTCTTCCCCGGCTCCCAGCGGCTGGTCGAGCTCGCCGACCGGGTCGAGGTGCTCCAGGTCGAGGCGCTGTGCTGGTGCGGTGCGCGGGCCACGCACAACGCGCGGACCGTCGGCGGGGAGATGGTCGTCGAAGGCGCGCAGGTCGTCGTCGGGGACGTCAACCAGTCACCCGACGAGGTCGGTTACGAGGTCCTGTGCCGGCGTCACCACCGCCGGCGGATGACGGCCGCCTCTGCCCGCGCGGCCGCTCTCTCCCCGGACGTCCTGCCCGTCGAGACCGACACGGACGCCGGTGCTGGCGGCCGTGACGCCCGTGATGTCACAGGACGTCCGACCGTACGATCGTGA
- a CDS encoding DUF5998 family protein, with the protein MAKTGTTTQGLRAAIERSGYYPALVAEAVEAAVGGEPIASYLVHQETTFDANEVRRHVTVLVLTANRFIVSHTDEQAADSGSPTPYATTSTESVKLGRISSVVVSRVVANPESYTPGTLPREVVLTIGWGAVSRLDLEPAACGDPNCDADHGYTGNSTADDLSLRVSEAGDGPDTVRQTLVFAQALSEATAATR; encoded by the coding sequence ATGGCGAAGACCGGTACGACGACCCAGGGGCTGCGCGCCGCGATCGAGCGCAGCGGCTACTACCCGGCACTCGTGGCCGAGGCGGTGGAAGCCGCCGTCGGCGGCGAGCCGATCGCGTCGTACCTGGTGCACCAGGAGACCACGTTCGACGCGAACGAGGTCCGCCGCCATGTCACCGTTCTCGTCCTGACGGCGAACCGGTTCATCGTCAGCCACACCGACGAGCAGGCCGCCGACTCCGGCTCCCCGACGCCGTACGCCACCACCTCCACCGAGTCGGTGAAGCTCGGCCGGATCTCGTCGGTCGTGGTCAGCCGGGTGGTCGCCAATCCGGAGTCGTACACCCCCGGCACCCTGCCCCGCGAGGTGGTCCTGACCATCGGCTGGGGCGCCGTCTCGCGCCTCGACCTGGAGCCCGCCGCCTGCGGCGACCCGAACTGCGACGCCGACCACGGCTACACCGGCAACTCCACCGCCGACGACCTCAGCCTGCGTGTCAGCGAGGCCGGCGATGGACCCGACACCGTCCGCCAGACCCTGGTCTTCGCCCAGGCGCTCTCCGAAGCCACGGCAGCCACGCGCTGA
- a CDS encoding bifunctional GNAT family N-acetyltransferase/acetate--CoA ligase family protein encodes MQTSQEHAYPAHWEADVVLRDGGTARIRPITPEDAHRLVSFYEQVSDESKYYRFFAPYPRLSDKDVHRFTHHDYVDRVGLAVTIGGEFIATVRYDRINEQGRPASAPADEAEVAFLVQDAHQGRGVASALLEHIAAVARERGIRRFAAEVLPANSKMIKVFRDAGYTQRRSFEDGSVHLTLDLEPTAESLAVQRGREQRAEARSVQRLLAPGSVAVVGAGRLPGGVGRTALRNLLDGGFAGRAYAVNRAFPREQREIDGVPAVRSVGEIGEPVDLAIVAVPAERVPDVVADCGEHGVQGLLVLSAGYAESGRAGRERQRELVRQARSYGMRIIGPNSFGIISTSDAVRLNASLAPEAPVPGRIGLFTQSGAIGIALLSGLHRRGAGLSSFISSGNRADVSGNDFLQYWHEDPDTDVVLMYLESIGNPRKFTRLARRTAAVKPVVVVKGARHSGSVPPGHAVPFTRIPDATVGALLRQAGVIRVGTVTELVDAGLMLAGQPLPRGPRVAILGNSESLGLLTYDACLTEGLRPLPPRDLTTAATPSDFRAALAEALEDDGCDAVVVTAIPWVGENGVTESGDGEVLATALRDASATAPAKPVAVVHVEMGALADALAAAASTAPPSDPPGRADTEERDGDHGPTGPGAATLSEVSRPAVGRPGATAPAAAPGGTEAADDSGPSSPGADTRRIPAYPAAERAARALAEAVRYAQWRRQAAEPGRVPVYDDIDEAGAAAHIERMLAAADDDRGSTLAAADAHALLARYGIHVRPTLPAPDPGAAVRAAARLGYPVALKTTAPHLRHRADLGGVRLDLADETQLRQAYRELTETLGRPAELQPVVQAMVPRGVDTVVRAAIDPAVGAVLSFGLAGVASELLGDTAHRLVPATDRDAADLIRTIRAAPLLFGWRGSAPVDTAALEELLLRVSRLVDDHPEVVGISLEPVVVAQHGLTVLDASVRLAPPPPRSDLGPRRLPSY; translated from the coding sequence ATGCAGACCTCGCAGGAGCACGCCTACCCCGCTCACTGGGAAGCAGACGTGGTGCTGCGCGACGGCGGCACCGCCCGGATCAGGCCCATCACCCCCGAGGACGCCCACCGGCTGGTCAGCTTCTACGAACAGGTCTCGGACGAGTCGAAGTACTACCGCTTCTTCGCCCCCTACCCGCGGCTCTCCGACAAGGACGTCCACCGGTTCACGCACCACGACTACGTCGATCGGGTCGGACTCGCGGTCACGATCGGCGGCGAGTTCATCGCCACCGTCCGCTACGACCGGATCAACGAGCAGGGCCGGCCGGCGAGCGCCCCCGCGGACGAGGCGGAGGTCGCCTTCCTCGTCCAGGACGCGCACCAGGGGCGCGGCGTCGCGTCCGCGCTGCTCGAGCACATCGCGGCGGTGGCACGGGAGCGGGGCATCCGGCGCTTCGCCGCCGAGGTGCTGCCGGCCAACTCCAAGATGATCAAGGTCTTCCGCGACGCCGGATACACCCAGCGGCGCAGCTTCGAGGACGGATCCGTCCATCTGACCCTCGACCTCGAACCGACGGCGGAGTCCCTCGCGGTGCAGCGCGGACGCGAGCAGCGCGCGGAGGCACGCTCGGTCCAGCGGCTGCTCGCGCCAGGCTCCGTGGCCGTCGTCGGCGCGGGCCGGCTGCCCGGCGGTGTCGGACGCACCGCGCTGCGGAACCTCCTGGACGGCGGGTTCGCGGGCCGCGCGTACGCGGTCAACCGGGCGTTCCCGAGGGAACAGCGCGAGATCGACGGCGTGCCCGCCGTCCGGTCGGTCGGCGAGATCGGTGAGCCCGTCGATCTGGCGATCGTCGCCGTCCCGGCGGAGCGGGTGCCCGACGTCGTCGCGGACTGCGGCGAGCACGGAGTACAAGGGCTCCTGGTGCTGAGCGCCGGATACGCGGAGAGCGGCCGGGCAGGGCGGGAGCGTCAGCGCGAGCTGGTGCGGCAGGCCCGGTCGTACGGAATGCGGATCATCGGGCCCAACTCGTTCGGGATCATCAGCACCTCGGACGCCGTGCGGCTCAACGCCTCACTGGCCCCCGAGGCACCCGTGCCCGGGCGGATCGGCCTGTTCACCCAGTCCGGAGCGATCGGCATCGCGCTGCTGTCGGGACTCCACCGGCGCGGCGCGGGCCTGTCCTCGTTCATCTCCTCCGGCAACCGCGCGGACGTCTCGGGCAACGACTTTTTGCAGTACTGGCACGAGGACCCGGACACCGATGTCGTCCTGATGTACCTGGAGTCCATCGGGAACCCCCGCAAGTTCACCCGCCTCGCCCGCAGGACCGCCGCCGTCAAACCGGTCGTCGTGGTCAAGGGGGCCCGGCACAGCGGCAGCGTGCCGCCGGGCCACGCGGTGCCGTTCACCCGCATCCCGGACGCGACCGTCGGGGCGCTGCTGCGCCAGGCGGGAGTGATCCGCGTCGGCACGGTCACCGAGCTCGTGGACGCGGGCCTGATGCTGGCCGGGCAGCCGCTGCCCCGCGGGCCGCGGGTGGCGATCCTCGGCAACTCCGAGTCGCTCGGCCTGCTCACCTACGACGCCTGCCTGACGGAGGGCCTCCGTCCGCTCCCGCCCCGCGATCTCACGACGGCGGCCACCCCCTCGGACTTCCGCGCAGCCCTAGCGGAAGCGCTGGAGGACGACGGGTGCGACGCGGTGGTCGTCACGGCTATCCCCTGGGTCGGCGAGAACGGCGTCACGGAATCGGGCGACGGCGAGGTCCTCGCCACCGCCCTCCGCGACGCGTCGGCCACGGCCCCGGCCAAACCTGTCGCGGTCGTGCATGTGGAAATGGGCGCGCTGGCCGACGCCCTCGCGGCGGCCGCCAGCACGGCCCCGCCGTCCGACCCTCCCGGGCGGGCCGACACCGAAGAGCGCGACGGGGACCACGGGCCGACCGGCCCCGGCGCGGCGACCCTGAGCGAGGTGTCCCGTCCGGCCGTCGGCCGGCCCGGGGCCACCGCGCCCGCGGCGGCCCCCGGCGGCACGGAGGCCGCCGACGACAGCGGCCCGTCGTCGCCCGGCGCCGACACCCGCCGTATCCCCGCCTACCCCGCCGCCGAGCGGGCAGCGCGAGCCCTGGCCGAGGCCGTCAGGTACGCCCAGTGGCGACGGCAGGCCGCGGAGCCCGGCCGGGTCCCTGTGTACGACGACATCGACGAGGCCGGAGCCGCCGCGCACATCGAGCGGATGCTCGCGGCGGCGGACGACGACAGGGGATCCACCCTCGCCGCGGCCGACGCCCACGCGCTCCTCGCGCGCTACGGCATCCATGTGCGGCCGACACTGCCCGCGCCCGACCCCGGCGCCGCCGTGCGGGCCGCCGCGCGGCTCGGCTACCCGGTCGCGCTCAAGACCACCGCGCCCCACCTGCGCCACCGCGCCGATCTCGGCGGGGTACGCCTCGACCTGGCGGACGAGACACAGCTGCGCCAGGCGTACCGCGAGCTGACGGAGACGCTCGGCAGGCCCGCCGAGCTCCAGCCGGTGGTGCAGGCCATGGTGCCGCGCGGGGTGGACACCGTCGTGCGCGCCGCCATCGACCCCGCCGTCGGCGCCGTGCTCTCCTTCGGGCTGGCCGGTGTGGCCTCCGAGTTGCTCGGCGACACCGCCCACCGGCTCGTTCCCGCCACCGACCGCGACGCGGCCGACCTGATCCGCACCATCCGCGCGGCGCCGCTGCTGTTCGGCTGGCGCGGGTCCGCCCCGGTCGACACCGCGGCGCTCGAGGAACTGCTGCTGCGCGTGTCCCGACTGGTCGACGACCACCCGGAAGTGGTGGGCATCAGCCTCGAGCCCGTCGTCGTCGCCCAGCACGGCCTCACCGTGCTGGACGCGTCCGTACGGCTGGCGCCGCCGCCGCCCCGGAGCGATCTCGGACCCCGTCGGCTCCCCAGCTACTGA
- a CDS encoding HPr family phosphocarrier protein, which translates to MAERRVNVGWAEGLHARPASIFVRAATAAGVPVTIAKADGKPVNAASMLAVLGLGAQGGEEIVLASDADGAEAALDRLAKLVAEGLDELPETV; encoded by the coding sequence ATGGCTGAGCGCCGCGTCAATGTCGGCTGGGCCGAGGGCCTTCACGCCCGCCCCGCGTCCATCTTCGTCCGTGCCGCGACGGCTGCCGGCGTCCCTGTGACGATCGCCAAGGCCGACGGCAAGCCGGTCAACGCGGCCTCGATGCTCGCCGTGCTCGGCCTGGGCGCCCAGGGCGGCGAGGAGATCGTGCTCGCCTCCGACGCGGACGGCGCCGAGGCGGCGCTCGACCGCCTGGCCAAGCTGGTGGCCGAGGGTCTCGACGAGCTTCCCGAGACCGTCTGA
- a CDS encoding GntR family transcriptional regulator, with translation MRIPAHSVCTAIRDDIVSGVHERGTRLTEEQLARRYGVSRVPVREALRTLESEGFVVTRRHAGACVAEPTEQEAADLLEIRMLLEPLGAARAAQRRTEAHLRVLRGLVRLGQERARRGQGEDLRSLGSWFHETLAQSCDSPGLTALLTQLRHKIAWMYSVEQPLAPVESWAEHGAIVDAVARGDAERARALTAAHAERAAAAHRLRRTVRVRTSQHAVNTTSGRN, from the coding sequence ATGCGTATTCCCGCGCACTCGGTATGCACGGCGATCCGCGACGACATCGTCTCCGGGGTCCACGAGCGCGGCACCCGGCTCACGGAGGAGCAGCTGGCCCGCCGCTACGGGGTCTCCCGCGTCCCGGTGCGCGAGGCGCTGCGCACCCTGGAGTCGGAGGGCTTCGTCGTGACCCGCCGGCATGCCGGCGCCTGCGTGGCGGAGCCGACGGAGCAGGAGGCCGCGGACCTCCTGGAGATCCGCATGCTGCTGGAGCCGCTCGGCGCAGCGCGCGCCGCGCAGCGCCGCACGGAAGCGCATCTGCGGGTGCTGCGCGGCCTGGTGAGGCTGGGTCAGGAGCGGGCCCGCCGGGGACAGGGTGAGGATTTGCGCTCGCTCGGCTCCTGGTTCCACGAGACACTCGCCCAATCCTGCGACAGCCCCGGACTGACCGCGCTGCTGACCCAGTTGCGGCACAAGATCGCCTGGATGTACTCGGTGGAGCAGCCTCTCGCCCCGGTCGAGTCATGGGCGGAGCACGGTGCGATCGTCGATGCCGTGGCGCGCGGTGACGCGGAGCGTGCGCGCGCGCTGACGGCCGCGCACGCGGAGCGGGCCGCCGCCGCGCACCGGCTGCGCCGCACCGTGCGGGTGAGGACTTCGCAACATGCCGTAAACACCACGAGCGGCCGGAATTAA